The Ipomoea triloba cultivar NCNSP0323 chromosome 13, ASM357664v1 genomic interval tgcaccactcaataacattgagtggtgtatttcatatttaagaaatacaccactgagtggtgtattccgtaacattgagtggtgcatttcttaacattgagtggtgtaaaccgcacggccgcacgtaagggcgcggccacacctgaataTGACCCTAAAATATAAAGTTAACTAACCCTagtaatattatacatttatactacGTAACATGTTTAGACTCTTCAGACTGTAGACCTCACGCCAACGCATCCAGCCTCCCGTGGCTGCTCGTTGATGCATAGCCGAGACCTAAGCCCAATatgtattatatgtattatcaaTTATATTGGGCATGTATTTAGGTTTTGTTCTCCATTTCTCCTAAGTCCAAGACTGTGGTACTGCGGAAGCGAGGCGCGGAGGGCCGGAGGTGACTGGTGACCGGTGAGCCGCGAGGAAGCCGATGAAGAACGGAGCACCGGATATCGAGCAAGGCAGCAGCGGTCCAAGCGTCCACGAAGTGCAGGCGGCAGGCCGTAGGCGTTGACGCTACTGGTGCTTCCGAGTTTCGTAGCAGACTGGCCTCCATTGAACACCTCTCCAATCTAACTTTAGTAAGCTTTGATATTCTCAATGTATATTGTTATGTGTGTGCACGCCAACTGTTTGCCAAAATTCCCAACTTTTGCTTTGTTATTTTCTTAATGCATATTATTAAGTGAGTGCATGCCAACTGTTTGTCAAAATTTCCCAACCATTACAAAGATGATTGCTAAGACCCccaacagaagaaaaaaaaaaaaaaaaaaaaaaaaaaaaaccacatggCATTGATTAATGGCATCAATCATATTATTAACTTCTATGTATATCTGTGCAAAGTTTGAGGTTAGAAAATATTAAACCAATAAATCCtatatcaaattattttataggCCAAAAACAtattaaaggaaaataatacTGTGCACTGAGCAGTGCCTAAGACAGGGGATATAATCATAGTACTAGGACTAAAACTCTAGAAATACTAGAGTTTGTATTCTTTTGTTGTAGTATACATTGTACTTTTCTATAGTtctatgtactatatatatgatgtacTGTAGACTCCTGTAATGTAGAGTTACAACCATTACAAAGATGATCATTATAGGGTACTGTAAATTACTGCAAATCTAGGCAATTTACAGTGAGAATTTTTGTTGATGTACAGTACACCTTTctatttttcttgatttgagagGTGACTGAATTTAGTTTGCATTGTGTCATTGACGAGTACACTTTGCTGCTCCAATGGTTTCCTAATTTGAACTACActttgttaaataaaaaaaaaaaaagtagggcctcatttatttacaagaatggggcaacaaaaattttaaaaccaaCCCTGCTTAGGCAATTAAAGAGGGGTAAAAGGAGAGTGGACTAATGGCTAGTTGTTATGCACTTATGTTTGATCCCACATGGGGTTGGACACTATTGTTTGGTGTGTGCCTATACTTAAGTGAATATCTAAATCCATTTTCCTTTCCTTGAGATTAGCCGCatgttttgtgtttgatttaatttctaaatgtttCTTATTTTGCTCAACTCTCAActatttttaaatctttaattttgtGTAGTTTACCATTCTTGGTttgagcataatatatatatatatatatatatatatatatatatatatatatatatatgtgtgtgtgtgtgtgtgtgtgtaaagaATGAGTTATGTTGgataagctagctagctagtagcATCATGAAGATTAGTGggttttcttttatttgaatGGTACAGGCAAGGCAAGTTCATTCTTGATAAAAATCTCAATGATCCTCAGGCTGCTCAAAGATTTCAGGCATGTTCACTCACTGATTCTTCACTATtgtaaaaaaatgattttatttatttatttgtttgtttgctttgcTTGTATGAtatgatttcttttaattaGATTAATATTTTCTGGCCAGCAGATGTcagtatatttaatttgatgatgCAATATTAACAGAGGTGACTGCTTGAACTTTAATATGCAGAGAACTACATTTGCTGGGTCTCTCGAAATTCTTGTATCTACGTAGAAAGACGATTGGAACGCAGATTCAAGAGGTATCCTCACCACGTGCCTCGTCGATTCAAGACCAACTTCAGTTTCTAGAATTAGTGACTACATGCTATCAAATGAGTTGGTGTAAAAAAAActggtgtatttttttattatttttttataaaaaaaaaaagattgaggtagtgtaatttttttaaaaatggagaTTACACGGCAGTTTCCCTGGGAAATAGCCGtgtaatctattttttttttaacaaaaattaacgATTAGACGGCAGTTCTCACGGAAACCGCcgtctaatatattgtatacaCGGTAGTTTTGAGATGGAACCACCGTCCTAATCTATTGTATATACGGCGGTTTTGAGATGGAACAGTCGTATaaagtatatgtatgtgttgTTTAATACCTTTATATGGCATGCATGTTTATGATTATACAGCAGTTTTTTAACTGCCATATATAGGTATCATACACGGCGGTTTTTAAAACTGCCGTAGAAAGTAATTATTTACCAAGGCGGCCACCTACACGACGCTTCAAAAACCGCcgtatatgtataaaaataaccGCCGTAGTAGCTATATTTTGTAGTAGTGTTTTTTCCTCCGTTTTTCCAAcccaaatgggtcaactttgacaACCAATTCTatgcgtacaatatatcaatctcttcgtctaagtacgaagaacccgaattcATTTtcacccgacccaaatcggaagtggaccccacataattttataccacaaaatagcgattaaaaatgacatttttatgttattttttcaaacaagtTTTTCAACATTGCAAAACATGCTATTTAGTGAAATTCCCcctaaatttaaaagtttgttttgcaatgtttttttttttgaaaaaaaaaaaaaaaaaaacattgcaaaacaaacttttaaatttaggGGGAATTTCACTAAAATCTCCCTGCATATTAGTATATCACACATCATTTCAACTATTCGGCCATCATCCTCATCACTGTTAGCTTGAGCTTCATATTATTCTCCTCATTATTTGCCTGGATTTGACTATTTGCTTGAGTTTCACTCTATGCATGCATGAGTTTCACTATCTGCATGAGCTTCATTCTTACAAACACTTGTACTAGGAGGTAAgctttcaccatgccatatccacCGACCGTACCCTTCCTTAAAGTCATGGtagaaaatatgaaataattattgaaaagactaaatttagtgcataattttcaacacaaatcataaaagatcaaaatattcaattaaaattagtaattagtaattcATTCAATATCAAAtgttctttaatatatatatatatatatatatatatatatatatatatatatatatatatatatatatatatatatatatatatatataacacctaCGATCTTAAAGCTTGGAAGTACAACACTGTACTTTGGAAGAAGGGACAATGTGCATTGGAACTTTGTAAATGCAAAAATGTGCATTGTaagtagaaaaatataaaataactgttgaaatgcctaaatttaatgcatgatcttcaacacaaatcataaaagaTCACACTATTCAgctaaaattaataattagtaaTTCATTTATGATCAAATTCGTAAGATGTTGGATGTCTTTGAATTCACAATTAAAGAATTTTAAGATTGCACAACATTATGTGTAGAAATACACGGCACTCTATGTAGGAATGCACTAACAAAGTTACATGAATGCTTGGCAAAGTGAATAATCAAATCAGAAGTTATTGATGCATGACATTGGGAGCTTGTTAACTAATGAAATTGCCCTTCCTAATTATTCCTTCCTTTTCAACGTGGATTTGTTCCTTAATTTAAGCGAGCAAATGTACGAGTACATCTCAACCCAATCTCTAATCTCAAtagtttaaattaatttacaagTTCTCACCTAAAAAAGACCTTTTATATTTGAACTCAAATTCGACTAAGTTACTTAACAAGTTAACTTAAACTCGAATCAAATTCAAACTTGAAGTGAACTTGAGTCAAACTTTGATAGAGTGACTCAGTTGCACCCTTAtgtaaaatactagttttacgcgcgcattgcacgaatgggttaatgcccaatgtttatatttaaataaatatttaaaagtatatcaatgaaaattatataggagaagtttatacataggtaattgaatgccgaatttgtttatttaaatatgtaactcaaagtatatgaatccaagataatataaaaaattcattataattattgtcACAAAATTAAATGTTTGCGACTTTGTAAAAccgatagtataaataaatactacttttggtttgaatttttctaagtattcttaattatcttctgagtaacattgtcattgtcttcatcttcactatttgtctttttcttttttgttggtaatgtgttatttgcaattgggttactgttggtagcatagatgacaacatcATGCAATAGGATTATGATGCAGGAAGTTATGGACTTTGCTTGTTATGActggatcttagttgtactatgaactcttgatttTACAAACGTTTGCTAATATTTTGCAGTGGTAGCTTGTTCCCCTACATGTCTCATGTGAAGgtaatgaataaaatattaatatttattatatttgtataggtTCATGAATAGTACTTCTTGTTCTgttttcataacttgtttacttgatagtaacaacaataactttgcaGATAGTTTGAATATTGATGTTACAACGTGCCCAATTAATGTCATCAataattttcacatccattttgcacCTGCTCATTTTCAAGTTCATAGTTTTAAAATTAGTAGGAATGAAAGTAGTACttgatttgtgtgtgtgtgtgtttttaaatttttttttactgaatTGATATTAACCTTTGAGTTAAATTGTTTTCCACTTTgtgcataagttttttttttcttttttttttttaaatagtgactacatcctatatactaaatatttttgttgtggatgttgatgttgattttgccTGTAATATAAGTAGGTTGAGTTAAAAGATGAAAGTAATGAATTGTAacttatattagttctaatatatttaatgaatgcaTAATAAGTATTTTAGATACAGGATAAATGAATGAATCAACAATGactattttgaaatttcttcattttctaggTTTGCCAAATTGGTTGCCTCATTGTTAGTTGTAGCCTtaacatcttttcaatgcataaagtgtgtcacaatgttctattgccctacatttatatttcaataatgagttttaaatcaacttatttgattatttgaatgttttctttGTCAACAGATCTtacctaagtagttaatatgattggtttcaaactgtattttttttttaaattccatgttattaacataatacttggtaaataaatatataaattattttgtagtataactttgatatttaattacaagatagtgtaaaaagaaaagaatgaacaatgtagtgaatataataaattaataaatttgaaggtaaggaatctttgcatgttagaaaatataaacaatataactaatgaaattatatattttttaaattttttgataattaatatatttttttgaataaaggcattgtaaacttcaaattataaattaaagaaatgcatatgtatttttttttgtaactactaatttatttaatttaataagagtaatagtgtgtacttacttttgaataatatactctaacatattcgtagtatatgttcaacaattatgccgaCTTTGATTGTGATGAGactcgaacctaagaccttccttataaaaattaagggaaaatgacacctTTTTCCcatatgttatgtgcatatagcactttttccccgtGTGTTATTAGAGTGGctgtttttccccctgaaatgttaaattgcatttttacccttaaaaataattatttcatttatttttcttctccaacaaattattacttatacgtatggatgatcacgattcggttcgaacctaaccaaacactgtaacaatcataccgaaatagtatggacggttatgGTTAAGATTGAgaactgaaaaaaataaaataaaataatttttgaaccgtgaaccggaactgaaccactgtcatatataatgaaaatgatcaaacacttattttgataaatcggtacggttcgattccaatttcgattttgaaccgccaatcaaaagttatttatttatttattttttaattttatttcttatttaaaaatagtctaaattcaacaattattttattttattttttcggttctgaatcgtaaccgtaactaccgtccatactatttaagttcaattgctacagtgttcgattaagttcgtatcgaaccgtgatcttccatacatattagtaataattggttggagaataaaaataaatgaaataattattttaagggcaaaaatgtcaatttaacattacagggggaaaaactaccacttttaaattAACTGAGTGGgcaaaactgccactttaataaaacagggggaaaagtgctatatgcacataacatagggggaaaaagtgacatttcccaaaaattaatgtgtaagttaaaagttaactaaatattaacggaaaaaagattatttaaaagaaaatttaacgataatcatataattaagaataaattaaaaaattttaaaaggaaaaatataaatttaaacaatctgcatttgatttaataatttaaccgtcattttttctacccattatatgcctaactttctttggctcttactAATATAATAGATTTTATTAAAAAGGACATTTTCATCTAAATTGACTTTGGCcatatttggtaaatggttgttggctgtttgagttagaatgtatgatttttttataacattaactgattgtaggaaattgtttgataaattagctgttagctgataactgtttggtataatttactttctcaaaaagttaattgaaaagactgctttggtaaccttttgaattttagcattttagagttacaaaaaacttattaaccaaacaactaatagttgtcaaataagccaaGTACAACTACATAGCATTCTATTGACTTGTTGTCTCCTAAATTCATTTTCAGCGGAaggaaagtttttttttttccagtactactgactctattacaatttaGTATCTATTCAGAGCAgaattcaattccattcattAGATGttacatcatatatatacatacacttgCAAGATCTAGCCAGCACAATCTAATGATCCGGCCTCTAAATGGGAAACCGGACGGCGGCGGAATATGAATGTTTTGCTAGGATAGCAGTTGAAATTACGATCACCTCCATTGCCAAACTTGGTGTTGTAACCAGGATAATCATCAAGCCTAAAAGACACAGCTCTGGCCAACTCAACTCCCTGCTCCTCTGCTAAATCAATTATGCCCCATTCTCTCTCTAACCCATTAGTCTTGTGTCTGATATGGATTTCACCATCCTCATCAAGCATCTTCTTGGCGTTTTCAAGAAATGCACTCACAAGAGCTTGGTTCCTTCTGCACAAAATAATTAACAACGCTGCGCTGGTCAATCATTATATATGTTTGCAACaattaaaaattcatgattTAAGGTATTTTCAACTATATGGATGGTATGGTGGTTGAAATTTCTGTTCAGTGTTCACCCATCCTATGGTCCTAGCCcattaaaaagtttggttaGTGATCGGTGTTAATTACCACCAgaatttttaaatatcaaaatagtTAGAAAGTTGATCTTACTACTTACCTTACAGTTTAAAATTCAATCACAATTTCGGCAGTACTATACTGACCGTATCTTTAAAGAGCGAGATTTCTTCTTGCGAACACGATCGAACGGGAAATTGAAAACAATTCGATCAAATGTTTTCCACTGCAAAAATGGATGGTTGGCCATGTGTGTAGCATCAACGCCGTGCATGACCACGCATCCACTTCTTCTCAACGTGACAATATTGGAAAAAGCATTGTCATAATTTTCATTCAGAAAATCTGCAAAAGCATACAGAGAATTGTAAACGTACGTACGTTTAGTAACCTCAAAAACTCAAAACAACGAAGAGATGGAATACGAAACAAGCTAAGCAGGTAAGATATATAGGTGACCAAGAGAATCGAGAGAGGTGGCAATCATATTGGGAGCAGAGCCAAAGGCGGTGGCTAAGGCGGCAGAAAAGGAGAAGTCTCCTTCACCGACTAATAGTATCTTCTGGGAACTGTTGTAATGTTTTATCCTTCGCCTCTCATGTTGTGATAACACCAAACCCTCATCTTCAGCTAATTCCACACCCTCACTTATCGTCTCCATCATCACCCGTCCCTTCTGCTTCTTCTTCAGCACTCCTCTTAAAATCATTATTATCACACTAACTGATAGTACGTACTGTATGaagaattattatatttctttatttctacTCAAATCTGCCTTCAGGTTTAAACTTTAAAACCATTATTCACaacaactaattaaatataCGAGAAAGCTAGTGAGAAACAGCTGATACCAGCTTAGCATGTGTGCGTgtgtatatgtaattaatatataccCATTCATCTAGCtaccataattaatttttacagCTCCTTTTGCCTTTTACAATTCTCTAGAACAAAACTGAACGGTTTACAGTGATCATTTCTTGGAGAGTCATCATTTCCGATCCATGCACACTCAACACGGAATGCcaattaaatatgttttttagAATTCCcttttatctattttatttcttCTGTTATGCAATTCTAAAGTTTATTTACAATAtgttacataaatttttaaaagtaaaatttgaatttagtcatctaaaatttataacaataataatttaaaatctacatctacattatatataaagtaaaatcctcctactTCATTTTCTTGCCTAAATTtttatagtcaattaattaaatattttattgtttgaataattaataaagcttatttggtaagaaaatgtaaaacaaaaattaattaatatttattaatttttttcgaaaacactaatatctattaaagtattaattggtaatattgtttttatattcacgcatcaatcaatcaatacttcaatactattaataaaagtaaaattatattcttcaactttcccgctcaaactaatattattaattaattggtaaaaaaattaataaagcttaattggtaacaaaattttatttaccaaattttgagaataattaaaccattataattgtgagaataatggaaacaaattctgcgtattaaataagaaaatttcttaaaattctgcgtaattttataagaaataataatttattaattattatttacactaataataataatttgaatagttatctatacttctatatctatactactattaataaaagtaaaattctatccttcaactttcccgctcaaactaatattattaattaactagaagttcacccgtgcgttgcacggattacatttataacaatatatatgtatataatgatTAATATTTATACAGCAATGGCACAGTGTCTATCTTTTAAACTTCATAACTATCAATTGAATATATGTATGATTATATTCTTTATCGTTATTTAAACCAATGAAATCATTATTAATCAAATCACCTGCATCCATGGGTAACCAACAACAATAACATAAAATTGCCACGTGaacaatataaattttttttattatagaacATAATAGAAAATTATTAAGTACttttacaaattacatagtattAAAAACTTCTTTATACATAACATCATTCAGTGTAGAAGAGACATCCTCTCCTTTGTCACTACAGACAAAACACATGCAGTACTACTTACACCTAAAAAGTAACCAAGAAAACAAAgggaaaattaaagaaacaaaaataagcagcaaaaaatatatatataactaatactatatatactataaatactACGtagtatataatattaaataaaattctaaaattactATTGCTTTTAGACCATTACTTTTATACAAAGAAATATACATTCTCcaattttatttcataaaattacattaaaaataataaacaaaaagaaaataagaaatattaGATCacaaaaactaaatttaattattcttaaaaaaaaactaaatttaatatacatGTCCTAAAATGACacaattaatatgaaaaaacttttaatatggatatttctttgtttaaatattacgttttttttattcatcatgattaaatgaaattcaatattcaatattcaaaattaatatcatatatctatactactaacaCGTATTTTTCGTACAGTATCAAAATCTCATGTCATCTCCCGGAGTCCCGGCACAGTATTACGGCatattattagtatttagtgtgatttaaaaggaaataatgattattactataaataatcattaattaatgaataatctccatataaataataatctaTGTTACCCAGCaacaaaaaattcattataatgcatggaaaattattgggaaattAATAAAGAAGTGAAAATTTGACTTTAAAAGAGATTACAAATCAaacaatactatatataaaagcattatcctcctccaaaatttttccgcccaaacgtatgggcattttagtaatatggtaattattattctaattataattaattaatattattctatcataatattagtaattatgataatcataatatattatatatagtatagattggtaattagttattagtaattatggtaattcgttattagtaattatgataatgattatgatagtatatttgtattttatagattaatacatatacatgcattaatgtaataccactgacaaatgtttatggtatagatttatttatttatttattatggtagaataataatctatatctatatttttttttgaaaatataatctatatctatatctatatctatataataatatataaaaatatattagttataatttgtcataaacaaatagctataattgtatggaattctattaattataattgaattccatatatattatattccaatacctatttgtttacaattccattaatttatttattaccaattaccaattattaccaaaagttATGCTATTATTACGTTAAT includes:
- the LOC116001862 gene encoding uncharacterized protein At4g26485-like, translating into MHGVDATHMANHPFLQWKTFDRIVFNFPFDRVRKKKSRSLKIRRNQALVSAFLENAKKMLDEDGEIHIRHKTNGLEREWGIIDLAEEQGVELARAVSFRLDDYPGYNTKFGNGGDRNFNCYPSKTFIFRRRPVSHLEAGSLDCAG